Below is a window of Candidatus Hydrogenedentota bacterium DNA.
GATATGCGCGCATCCGCCGGGGCGTCCTCGTCCGCCGTAATCTGGCGCGCTTCCGCCAGCAGTGGCGCAAACGACCCTGTCGCGCCTTCCGCATTGCCCAGCAGCATCACACGCGCCTCCTCGGAGCGGGCGGTCTGCAGAATCGTCGCGGCCGCCTCAAAGCGCCCGGGGCGTCCGGGCGCGGCCAGCGCTTCGGCGAGGCCCGCGATCATCGAAACGCTGTTTCCCGCCTCCGCAAGCCGCACGGCCATCGCCAGCACCTCCAGCCCATGTCCGGACGACACCGCGTCCGAAGCGATATAGGCCGCCAGGGCATCTTGCAAGTCCGCGGCGTTGCCGGGATTCAGCGAGCTCAGCGCCGCCGTGGCGACGTGACGTTGCCCGGCGTGGGCCAGAAGCGTCCGGCCAAGCGCCTCCGACGCGCGCGGATCGGTGGATTCGCCGAGCGAATAGGCCAGTTGCTGGGCGACCAATGCGTCGGCCGTATCCACCAGCGCGAGCAAGCGCTCCAGGAAAACGGGGTTGGCGTCCAGGCGCGATTCGGCCAGGCGAATCGCCTGCGCGATCACCCCGGGGTGGGGCGGCTCGAAGGCCTGCGCGAGCACCTGGTCCCGGAGCGCGTCCAGGCCCTCCAGGGCGTTCAGCGCATGCACCCGCGCCACCGGATTCGACGCGTCCCGGGCGATCGCTTCGAGCGGGGCGACCGAAGCCGGATCCTGCCGCTCGTAAATCAACTGGTGCGCCATGTCCCGAACCCAGCCGTTCGGACCCGCCAGCGTCGCCGCCAATTCCGGCCCGGACTTGGTGTCCAGCCGCTCGATCGGGCGCGGCCGCTGATCCGAGGGGAACACACGGTAGATGCGGCCCTTGTCATTCCCGTTCAGGAAATTGAAGCGCGCCTGGTCAACCTCCGAAACGTACTCCGTGTGCTCGATGTGCTCGCGGTACATATCCGCGATCCACAGCGCGCCGTCGGGACCCGTCCGCAGCATCACCGGGCGAAACCAGTTGTCCGTCGAGGCCAGAAATTCGCGCTCTTCTTCGCCCGCCGGCCGCCGCGCGTCGAAGGTCGCCCCGTTCGGCGTCAATTCCATGCGCAGGATCAGATTGTGCACCGGCTCGGCGATAAACGCGTTTCCGTAGAAGGCCTCGCCCAGCAACGTGTCGCGATAGAGATCGAGCCCGCACACGGACGTAAACTTGTTCGCGTTGTAGTGCTCGTTAAAACGCGTCACCAGGCGGCTGATCGCGAAGGCGTCCCGGTGGGGAAAGGCCGTGTGGTTTGCGAAGGGAAACGGGTAATGCGGATTCCGCCGCGCGTATTCCTCCTTCAGGGTGAAGTGGAAGAGCGGGTTGGAGTTGCTGCACCCGAACCAGTTGCCGAAATCGTCCATCGCCCGGCCATATTGCGTCTGGCCCTTCTGGCCCTCCAGGGCGCCGGTGTCCGGGTTGAACCGGAAATCGCGGCCGCGCAGGCTCAGCGTATCGTCGCTCTTCACCGACTCGATATCGCCCGAACTGTCGCCGTTCGCCCCGTAAATCCAGTTGTCCAGGCCCCAGCGCAGCCCGTTTACGCGGTGCTGCTGGTTGCCCTCGCCAAAGCCCGTATACAGAACCTCCTTCACATCCGCCACGTCGTCGCCGTTGGTGTCCTTCAGATAGAAGATCTCCGGCGCGCACGTCACGAGCAGCCCCCCGCGCCAGGGGTGGCAGCCCGCGGCAAAGGCCATGCCGTCGTAATACACCGTGGATCGGTCGTAGATGCCGTCGCCGTCGTCGTCGCGCAACAGGCGGATGCGGCTGCCCGGCGCACCCTGGCCATCGAGACCCTCGGGGTAATCGCGCATTTCCACGACAAACAATCCGCCGTCCGGCGCCCACGCCAGCGTGATGGGGTCAACCACCAGCGGCTCCGCGGCCACCAGCTCCACCGTAAAGCCCGGGCGCACCGACATCGAGGCGAGCGAGGCCTGGGGCGACCGCGCCTCGGGCGTCACCGTGCCGAGCAAGTCGTTAAAGGAGCGCCGGTCGACCAGATCCGGCAGTTTCGAGGTCGTCTCGTTCATCACCCACAGATGCCGGGAATGAAACCACGCGCCGTTGTTCTCGCCGTTCACGGTGATAGGGGGGAGGGCCTCGCCCTCCGGCAGAATGGAATCGCCCCAACCCGTTCCCTTCGATCCGAACAGATAGACGCCGCCGCCGTTTTCGTTCGAAAGGATCACGTCCGCGTCACCATCCGGCTCCAGGTCCACGAAACGCACGCCGAGATCGCGGCCATCCGTATCGGCGAGGCGCACGCCATCGGGCAGGGCATACGGCAGCCGCTCCCATCCGCCCGACCAGCGGTACACCTCGCCGCTTGCGCCGAGCACGAGTTCCGGCGCGCCGTCGCCATCCAGATCCCGAAAACGCACGCCCGCGTCCTGGCCCGCCTGCGCGACCGGCAGCGACCGCGTGGCCGCCGCCATGTCCGGCAGCTCCGACCAGCCTTCGCGCGTCCAGGCCCAGGCCCCCGATTGGGCGCCGTTCGGCAGCAGCGCGATCACGGACCCGCGTTCATCCAGGTTCGCGGCCAGCCGCACGCCGCTCGGCCGCCCGTCCGCATCGACAAACCGGAACGGCAGCGTCTGCTCGATCCAGGTGTTCGCGTTCGGGTTCCAGGTGCGCGCCGTCTGGGCGATCGCGTTGCCCGTCAGGACATCCAGATAGCCGTCGTCGTTGATATCCAGGAGGCGCACGCCGTTGTCCCGGCCCTGCGCGTCACGCAGCGGCTGTCCGGCCAGCAGGTGCTGGTCGATCCGCTGCTGGATCTCCGCGAAATTCAGAAACTTCACCTTGTTTCCGTGCTTTGCCACGGCATGGTCTATCAACTCCACCACCTGCATGTTTTCGATCCAGCCGTGCGGGTGAAAGACCAGGGTGTACACCCCTTTTTTCGCGACCGCCACATCGATCGCGGCCTGCATGTCCGCCACGGACCGCGGCGCGTTCACGCCGTTCAGGTTCTGCGCCTCCCAGTCGCTCGGAACCATCGCCGGGAACTCCCATAGGACCCGGTTAATGACGTAGGGATACGGGTAGTCCTCAATCGTGTTCACGAAGGAAGGAAAAGGCACATACTTCCGGAAACGCTCCGTTCCATCCGGATCCAGCACCAGTTCGCGCGGCAGTTCCGGGTCGTTCGGCGTGGTGATATTGAACACGGACGAGTCTATCGTAAGAAAGGCGCCGTCGCGCGTCGTTTTGTCCATAATCCCGCTGTAAAAGCGCGGGCTGGGCGTGTTCTGTGAATCGCAGCACGGCATCCGGTAGGCCACCGCCTGGTTTCCCGGTATCTGGTTCAGGAGCGTCGTGCAGTCGTGCACATTGTCGCTCGCCCATTGAAAACCCTGCTCGTTCAACAAGGGACACGGATGGGTGATGGTGTGAACGTCAATCGAACAGCCTTCCGCGAGCAATCCCTGCAAAAGCGGGTCCGCGGAATCCGGCTTGTTTGCGAAGATGGTCACCGGCGCCCGCCCGTCAATCCGCTTGAGCCGGTCCAGAATCGGGCGCAGGTAGCCCTCATACTTCGCGGCGTCGCTCATGTCGTCGATCGACAGCACGATCACCGCCTCGACGTCCGGCTCCCCGACCCACATGGGCGTGGTCAGTTTCGGGAAAGTCCGCGAGACGTAGTACGGGTCCGTCTCGTCAAGATACACCAGGCGGTTCGCGTCCGATGCGCCCGCGATGCCGGCGACAAACGCCGCAAGCAGCGCCGGGAGGGAGTAGCGGAGGGAAAACAGAGAAGAATGCATGAAATCTCGGTCCTTGCGCCCGCGCGGGGCGTTCAACAGCGGGGAATCGGGCCGGGCAGCCGCCCGAAAGCAGGCCCCAATCTATAAGAAGTGTCCCGCGCGTATCAACGCGGGCCGCATCGGCGGGCGGGAGCGGGGGAGCGAAGCCCCCGTGTGCGGGCCGGCGGCGCCTTTATTCTTCCGCGGAAATACGCTAGAATCGGCCTTTGTAATTGCGCGGGCGCCCCTTCGGCCCCCGCTGGCGCAAACTGGAGAAAACACCATGCATCTGACCCACTTTAACGCTCCCCGCGGGTTCCGCCGCGCCTGTCTGGCCGCTTCGGTCGCCCTGGCGGCCCCCGCGGCCCTGGCGCAACCGGCCGGCTTCGAGGCCCTCTTCAACGGCCAGAACCTGGAAGGCTGGTACGGCAACAACCCGCACACCACCCTCAAGGGGACCATCCACGATCAGTTTGCCTCGATCGCGCTCCAGCAGGAGGAATTCAAACAGCACTGGAGCATCGAGAATGGCGAATTCGTGAACGATGGCCACGGGCCCTACGCGACCACACTGAAGAGCTACGGCGACGTCGAATTCCACGTCGAATACCGCACTGTGCCCCTCGCCGACAGCGGCATCTACCTGCGGGGCACCCCCCAGGTCCAGATCTGGGACTACACCGAGGAGAAAAAGTTCAACATCGGCGCGGACAAGGGTTCCGGCGGCCTCTGGAACAACAGCCCCGACACCCCCGGCAAGGACCCGCTCGTGCGCGCGGACAAGCCCTTCGGCGAGTGGAACGCCTTCAAGATCCGCCAGCTCGGCGCACGCACCACGGTACACCTGAACGATCAGCTGGTGGTCGACAACGCCATCATGGAGAACTTCTGGGACCGCTCGAAGCCCCTCCCGGCGACCGGCCCCATTCATCTCCAGACGCACGGCGGCGAAATCCGCTGGCGGAACATCTTCGTCCGCGAAATCCCCGCGGAAGAGGCCAACGCCCTGCTGCGCGGTGACGACGCGGCGGACGGCTTCACGCCAGTCTTCAACGGCAAGGATCTCAGCGGCTGGGCCGGCGCGCTGGACAACTATGAAGTCCGCGACGGCGCGATCATCTGCAAGCCCGACCACGGCGGCGTGCTGCACACCGAGGAGTCCTACAGTGACTTCGTGGTGCGGCTCGAGTTCAAGCTGCCGCCCGCCGGCAACAATGGACTTGCAATCCGCTACCCCGGTTCCGGCGGCGCCAGCTATGACGGCATGACCGAACTCCAGATCCTCGACAACACCGCGGAGGTCTACAACCAACTGGATTCGCGACAGTACCACGGCTCGGCCTACGGGATGGCGCCCGCCCACCGCGGCTACCTACGGCCCGTGGGCGAATGGAACTACCAGGAAGTGACCGTGGTCGGCTCGAAGATCCGCGTCGAGCTGAACGGAACCGTGATCCTGGACACCGACCTCGGCCCGGTGACGGAATTCATGGACGGCAAGCCGCACCCCGGAAAAGACCTGAAGGAAGGGCATTTCGGATTTGCCGGCCACAACGACCCCGTCATGTTCCGGAATATCGCCATCAAGAAGCTCAACGGATAGCGATCTGACCGACGAAGCGTAGAACGGGACGGCAGCGACGACAGAGACATCAGCAGCACGCATTCGCGTGGCTTACTGGTGTCCCTGAAGTCCCTGCCGTCCCTGTTTTTCTGCAATGCGGACCGCCGCCCCGAATTCAACCAACGCGTGCGGGCTTACGCCATGCCGAAGAGCGCTTTCGCGAAATCCTCGGAAAACGGCTTGCCCGGATCATAGCCGCGCACCCACTCGCCGTTGATCACGAGATATGGCACGCCCAGCTTGCCGGTCTTCTGTTCCAGCGTTTCGCCATGGTGCGGCTCTTCCCGGATGTCACGGTTCTCGAAATGGATACCGTGGCGCTCCATAAAGGCCTTCAGGTGCTGGCAATCCCCGCACAGTTTCGCCGAATACATGATGATGTCGTGTTTGTTCATAGGCTGCACTCCTTCGACTCTTGCGTATACACCATAAAACAATCGTTGGCCCGGATTATTCCTCGACCGCGGCCCGCTCCCGGAAGCGCCGGTATATCCCCCCGAACGCGCCGTTGCTTAGAATGAGCACGATGTCGCCCGATTGGCCCGTCTCGGCGATGTGGTCCGCCAGGGCGTTCGTGTCGTCCTCGACCCGCGCCAACGTCCCCGATTTGGTCAACACCTCGGCCAGCCGCGCCCGGTCGAGCCGCTCGGTGGCGGGAATCTGCTCGCCGCGATAGATGGGCCCCAGGTACACCTCGCCCGCGCCGGCGAAACAGCGCTGGAGATCGTCAAAAAAGCGATTGGTCACCGTCGTGTTGCTACGCGGCTCGAACAATACGCGCAGACGGCGGTCCGGCCAGCGCAGGCGCGTCCCGGCGATGGTTTCGGCAATCGCCGTGGGGTGGTGCGCGAAATCATCGATATAGGTTACGCCGCCCGCCTCCAGAAAAACCTCCATCCGCCGTTTCACCCCGCGAAACGAGGCGATTCCCGACGCGATGGCCTCCGGCGTGGCGCCAAAATAATCCGCAGCCGCAATCGCCGCCAGCACATTCTGCAGGTTGTGGCGTCCGGTCAGGACGGTCTCGATTTCCCCCCAGGGCGCCCCGCCCGCGAACACGGCCATCCGCTGCCGGCCCTCGGCCACGCCGCGCAGTTCCCCGCGCCAGTGGGCGTCGGCGGAAAACCCGTACGTGGTCACCGCCGAGAAGGCGTGCGCCGCCAGGCTCACTGCGTGGTTGTCCGCGCAGCAGATCAGGCGCCCCTCCGCGGGAATCTGGCGCAGCATCCGCTGAAAGGCCAGCTCGATCGCCGCAAGATCCGGGTAGATGTCGCCGTGATCAAACTCCAGCGACGTAACCACCGCCACCTCGGGCAGATAATGGAAGAACTTGGCGCGCTTGTCGAAGAATGCCGTGTCGTATTCGTCACCCTCGATCACAAAAGGCGCGCCCGCCGGGCCCAACGCCGCGGAGTGGGGGAAATCCAGCGGCTGGCCGCCGATCAGGTAGCCGGGGTTGAGACCGCAGGCGGAAAGCACGTGCGCCGCAATCGCCGTCGTCGTCGTTTTCCCATGCGTGCCGCAAATCGCCACCGGACGCCGCGCGCGCAGGACATGTTCCTTCATCCACTCCGGCAGGCTCATGTAGCGCATCCGCCGGGACAGCGCGGCCTCCACTTCGGCGTTGCCCCGGCTCAGTACGTTCCCCAGCAGCACCACGTCGGGGTTCCAGTCCAGGTTTTCCGCCGCATAGCCCTGCGCCACCGGCACGCCCAGCGCCGCGACCATGTCCGAGGTGGGCGGGTAGAGGGGGTTGTCGCTCCCGCGCACCGCCCAGCCCGCCTCCAGCGCCAGGCGCGCCCCGGCCACCATCGCCGTGCCGCCTATTCCGGAAAAGTGCACGCTGGGCTTCGCAGGCATAGATATCTCCACTTCAAAAGATTAACAGTCGGTTCAAGCGCGCGAAGTATAACAAATTCCGCACAACCCCACCCCGTCCACCCCGTCCACGCTGTCCATCCCGTCCACTCCGTCCACTCCGTCCACTCCGTCCCGCCTCCAACCCGTCCACGCTGTCCATCCCGTCCACTCCGTCCCGCCTCCAACCCGACCCTAACCCGCCGCGACCTTCCCCGGCCCGAAGGGCCAGCGCAGCCACAGCCCGGGGCAAAGCGAGTTCGCGCCCACGGCGCGGACGAGCGACGCCCCGGGATCACGCAGCCCCCCACGGAATGCGCCCTGAAAGGGCAGCGCAGCCCCTACCCGCCCGACGCCTTTCCACGACCCGCGCGCATCTGCACATAGAACCCCAGCATCCCCAGCAGCGCCCAGGCCAGAAACGCGCCCCAGCCGAGATAGGGTATCGGCGGCAGCGTCTCGCCGAGCTCGCGGGCGGGCTCGGGAATGTGCTCCAGCCAACCCTGGTCCCGCGCGATCACCAGGCCCGCCTGCGTTAACAGCATCGACCCGATCGCCGCCGTCGCCAACGCCATCACCGGCCGCTCGATCAGCAACGCCAGAAAGCCGCCCGCCAGCCCCAGGCCCACCACCGCCCACAACGCCCAGGCCTCGGGCCGATCCTGAAACACGGCGTACGCCACCAGAGCCGCCCCCACCGTGCCCAGGCAGAAGATTCCCGTCTTATAGAGAAAAAACAGGGCCATGGCCCCGCAGATCCCGCCAACCAACAAGGCAATCCCCATGCCGATCAGGTTCCCGTAGCTCAGAAACCCCACGAGGGACGCCGCCGCGCTGCCGGCCAGCAGGAACCCGGTCAACCCCAGAATGAACTTCAGGATCCGGTACCCCAGAAAACAGTAAAGCCCCCCAGCGATCACCAGCCCCACCAGCACCAGCCGCGCCTGCTCCGGAGGAACGTCTTCCAATCGTGTCGTAAGCAATGCTTCCATGCGAAATCCTTGCCGTAAGCAGCCAGTATACCCGTTCCCCGCGCAACAGCCCAACAACGCGCAAATTGAAACGCCGCCGGCGCTTTGCTACAATGCACGGTTTCCCGAGCCCCCCACCGTCAAAGGGGCCAAGACAAATCATTTCAATCCCTTACGCGAAATAGCCCCGGCGGCTTCGCGGCGGGAGCACGGTTGAAAAACCCCGGCCCGGCGCCGGGTCATAATGGAGAATGCGTGCTGTGCCTACCTATTCCTATGAGTGCGGCGGTTGCGGTCATGTGTTTGACGTGTTCCACGGGATTTCGGCGGAGCCCAAGATAGCCTGCGAGTCGTGCGGCAAGCGCTGCCGCCGCCTGCTCGGCACCGGCGCCGGCATCATTTTCAAGGGATCCGGCTTCTACGAAACCGATTTCAAGGAGAAGAAGGGCAAGGCTCCCGAAAAAAGCGGCGAAAGCAAGGCGAAAAGCGGGGAAGCGAAGACCGGTTCAGAAACCCCCAAGAAGAGCGACGCGCCCAAGAAGGCCGCCAACAGCTAGCTGCGCATAATACAGCCGCGATTCCGGACGCCCGCTGCGCATACTCCCGGTGCTCATAATACCGGGCGCAGGGCCCGGCCGGAGATTCGCCCATGAGCACCACGATCCTGGAAAGTCCCGTCCTCATGTCCATGACCGACGAAATACGCGCCCTCAACGACGCGCACATTATCAACACCTACGGCGCGCGCAAGGTCGCGCTGGCCCGGGGTGAAGGGATGCGCCTGTGGGACGTCGAAGGGCGGGAATACCTGGACTTCTTCGCCGGCATCGCTGTGTGCAATCTCGGCCATTGCCACCCGGGCGTGACCGAGGCCATCTGCAACCAGGCCCGCAAGCTGGTTCACGTCTCGAATCTATACTACATTGAGCCACAAACCCTGCTCGCCGCCGCGCTGAGCCGCCATTGCTTTGCGGAGAAGTGGTTCTTCTGCAATGGCGGGGCCGAGGCCAACGAGGCCGCCATCAAGCTGGCGCGGCGCTACTGGCACAAGCAGGGAACCCCGAAACCCCACTTCATTACGGCGCAGGCGTCATTCCACGGGCGCACCCTCGCCACAGTGACGGCCACGGGGCAGCCCAAGTACCACGAGGGCTTCGCGCCCCTGCCGCAGGGCTTCAGCTACGTCCCCTTTGGCGACCTGGCCGCGCTCGAAGCCGCCATCACCCCGGAAACCGGCGCCATCCTGCTCGAACCCATCCAGGGCGAGGGCGGCGTGCGCACGCCCCCGGAGGGCTACTGGCCCGCCGTGCGGAAATTGTGCGACGACCGCGGCATCCTGCTCATCCTCGACGAGGTGCAGACCGGGCTCGGGCGCACGGGCACGCTTTTCGCCCACCAGGGCTACGGCATCACCCCGGACATCATGACCCTCGCCAAAGGCCTCGGAAACGGCCTCCCGATTGGCGCGATGGGCTGCACCGATCGGGTTTCCGTGGGCTTCGAACCGGGGTCGCACGCCTGCACCTTCGGCGGCAATCCCCTCAGCGCCGCCGCCGCCGTGGCCACCATCAGCGCCCTCACCGCCCCGGGATTTCTCGAGGGCGTGGGGGAGAAGATCGCCTATTTGTTCGACCGCCTGAAGGAGGTCGCCGCCGGCTGTCCCTCGGTTATCGAAGTGCGTGGCAAGGGCCTCATGGCGGGCATCGAATTCAACCAGCCCGTGGCGCCGCTCGTGGGCAACCTCATAGAAGCGGGAATCATCTGCGGCCCGGCCGGCCCCAATGTCCTGCGATTCCTGCCCCCCCTCATCGTGGAAAAGGAACACATTGACCGGATGATCGCCATCCTCAAGACCTGTCTGGGAGAGTTGCAGTGGTAAAGAAAGATTTTATCTCCCTCGCGGATTACACCGGCGAGGAGATCGTCGCCCTCCTGGATCTGGCGGATGACCTGAAGCAGAAACAGCGGAACCGAATTCCGCACCGCCTCCTCGAAGGCAAGACGCTGGCCATGATCTTCGAGAAGCCCAGCCTGCGCACGCGCGTCACCTTCCACACGGGCATGTTCCAGCTCGGCGGAGACTCCGTGCTCATCGAGACCACCCTGGGCGCCCGGGAGTCCGTTCCCGATGTGGCCCGCAACCTCGCCCGCTGGGTCGACGGCATCATGGCGCGCACCTACCGCCACTCCGACGTGCTCCAGCTCGCGGAGTTTGCGGGTGTCCCCGTCATCAACGCGCTGACCGATCGGCTGCACCCCTGCCAGATCCTGGCGGACGCCCAGACCTTCCGGGAACACCGGGGCAGCGACTTCGCCAACATGAAGCTTGCCTTCGTGGGGGATGGCAACAACGTATTCCATTCCTGGGCCCATTTCGCCGCAAAACTCCCGATCAGCCTGACCCTCGTGTGCCCGCCGGGCTACGAACCCGACGCGGATATCATCGCCGAGGCGCGCAGGACCGCCCGGGGAACCATTGAGATAACCCACGAGGTCGCGGCCGGCGTTCGCGACGCCGATGCGGTCTATACCGACGTCTGGGCCAGCATGGGCCAGGAGAAGGAGACCATCGAGCGGGAACGCGCCTTCGCCCCCTACCAGGTGAACGACGCCCTGATGGCCCACGCCCGCAAGGACGCGCTCTTCATGCACTGCCTGCCGGCACACCGCGGAAGCGAAGTCACCGACAGCGTGATCGATGCCCCGACGTCCGTCGTGTTCGACCAGGCCGAAAACCGCCTGCACGCGCAAAAAGCCGTCCTCGCAACGCTCATGGCCTGACCCAAGCATCCAGACTTTCCTGCCTGAGAAAGAGACGGGGCCCCAGTCATTCCTGAGTAACCCTTTCCCATTCCGATTGAAAAAAATGAACGCCAGCAGTACAATAGCGCGGGGAAAACCCGGCCAGATCACCCTTCGGGTAATGGCCCGCAATGGCGTCCCTGCCGTCCCTGCCGTCCCTGAAGTCTCTGAAGTCCCTGAAGTCCCTGAAGTCTCTGCCGTCCCTGAAAAACCTGCGAGGCCCGCATAGCCTCCGACAGCGCCCCGGCGCCCAATACACCACGAAGCACAACAAGGACCCCCAACCACCATGGCCAAAGACGTCAAGAAGATCGTGCTCGCCTACTCCGGCGGCCTCGACACCTCCATCATCCTCAAGTGGCTCCAGGAGACCTACCAGGCCGACGTCGTCGCCTTCATCGCCGACGTGGGCCAGGGCGAAGAGACTGAACCCGCCCGCCAGAAGGCCATCGCCACCGGCGCCAGCGAAATCGTCGTGAGCGATCTCCGGCGCGAGTTCGTGCGCGATTTTGTTTTCCCCGCCATGCGCGCCAACGCCATCTACGAGGGCGTCTATCTCCTCGGCACCAGCGTCGCCCGGCCCATCATCGCCAAGGAGCAGATCCGCATCCTCCGCGAGACCGGCGCCGACGCCGTCTCCCACGGGGCCACGGGCAAGGGCAATGACCAGGTCCGCTTCGAGCTCACCTGCTACGCCATGGAGCCCGGTGTCACCATCATCGCCCCCTGGCGCGACCCCAAGTGGACCCTGAACAGCCGCGAGAAGATGGTCGCCTACGCCGAGAAGCACGGCATCGAGGTGCCGGCCTCCAAGCGCGAGAAGGCGCCCTACTCCATGGACCGCAACCTCCTTCATATCTCCTACGAGGGCGGCGTGCTGGAAGATCCCTGGAACGAGCCCAGCGAAGACATGTTCCGCCTCTCGGTCGACCCGCGCCAGGCCCCCGATGAACCGGCCTACGTGGAAATTGACTTCGAAGAGGGCACGCCCGTCGCCGTCAACGGAAAGCGCCTGGAGCCGGAAGACCTCCTGGCCGAGCTCAACGCCCTCGGCGGCGCCAATGGCGTCGGCCGCGTCGACCTGGTCGAAAACCGCTTCGTCGGCATGAAGTCCCGCGGCGTCTACGAGACACCCGGCGGAACCATCCTCTACGCCGCCCACCGCGCCGTGGAATCGCTCACCATGGACCGCGAGGTCATGCTGCAGCGCGACCAGCTTTCCCCCAAAATCGCCCAGCTTATCTACAACGGCTTCTGGTTCTCGCCCGAGTTCGACGCGCTCATGACCTTCGTCAACAAGACCCAGGAGAACGTCACCGGCACGGCCCGCATCCGCCTCTACAAGGGCAACTGCACCGTCGTCGGACGCAAGGCCGCCCGCTCGCTCTATGACGAAAAGATCACCACGTTCGAGGAAGACGAGGGCGCCTACAACCAGCTCGACGCCACCGGCTTCATCAACCTGAACGCCCTGCGACTCCGCGTCCGCAACCGCGCCGGCCTCTTCAACGAATAGCTTTCGCGTGGCGCGCGCGGCGCGCCATGGGTTGAAATTCCAGGATGGGTTCCTTGTGGCCGGTCAACGTGTGCGCCCCCCGCGACGTTGACCGGCCCCTGTATTCGACGCGGGCGCGGTCGAGGATTAAGACATTTTCTGCGCCCGAATTTGCCGAAACCGCCCCGAGTTTCTCGCAATCCCGCGTTTCTGCGCCGCCAGAGACCGATCTTTTCCACAGGTTTTCCACCGGCCCGCCACAACGGCCCGGCGCGGTGTAATATCCTGCATACACAGCTGTAAGTATCTGCAAAACAATGCTTTGAGGCTTCGACTAATTTTTGGCGATTCCAGGCCACTTGCGCCGAAATCCCTCCTAAGCCCAAGTAATTCACCGGCTTCCGCGCCTTTTGTGTGGGTTTCGTGAGCCCTGCCGAAAACTGCCGACGCCATCCGAATGGCGCCACCGAAAAGAGGAGAACCTATCCCATGCGGGTAATCGCCGGCAATGCCCGAGGCAGACGCCTGCTCACGCCGCCCGGAGATCGGGTGCGGCCCACACTCGACCGGGTTCGGGAAGCCCTCTTCAACATCCTGGCGCCCCAACTCCCCGGCGCCCGCTTCCTCGACCTCTTCGCCGGAAGCGGCGCCAACGGCATCGAAGCCCTCAGCCGCGGCGCCGCCGAGGCCGTCTTTGTGGACGATCACCCGCAATCCCTGGCCTGCCTGGAAAAAAATCTGGAAACCACCGGCTTCAAGCCCCAATCCCGCGTGCTCCGCTACCGCCTCCCCG
It encodes the following:
- the rsmD gene encoding 16S rRNA (guanine(966)-N(2))-methyltransferase RsmD, with translation MRVIAGNARGRRLLTPPGDRVRPTLDRVREALFNILAPQLPGARFLDLFAGSGANGIEALSRGAAEAVFVDDHPQSLACLEKNLETTGFKPQSRVLRYRLPEDLARISGPFDCIFADPPHGFAQYPELLAAIDEARLLREGGTLVMEHARRHPLPEAAGKLTRTRERHYGMTTLSFYA
- a CDS encoding argininosuccinate synthase, coding for MAKDVKKIVLAYSGGLDTSIILKWLQETYQADVVAFIADVGQGEETEPARQKAIATGASEIVVSDLRREFVRDFVFPAMRANAIYEGVYLLGTSVARPIIAKEQIRILRETGADAVSHGATGKGNDQVRFELTCYAMEPGVTIIAPWRDPKWTLNSREKMVAYAEKHGIEVPASKREKAPYSMDRNLLHISYEGGVLEDPWNEPSEDMFRLSVDPRQAPDEPAYVEIDFEEGTPVAVNGKRLEPEDLLAELNALGGANGVGRVDLVENRFVGMKSRGVYETPGGTILYAAHRAVESLTMDREVMLQRDQLSPKIAQLIYNGFWFSPEFDALMTFVNKTQENVTGTARIRLYKGNCTVVGRKAARSLYDEKITTFEEDEGAYNQLDATGFINLNALRLRVRNRAGLFNE
- the mpl gene encoding UDP-N-acetylmuramate:L-alanyl-gamma-D-glutamyl-meso-diaminopimelate ligase; translation: MPAKPSVHFSGIGGTAMVAGARLALEAGWAVRGSDNPLYPPTSDMVAALGVPVAQGYAAENLDWNPDVVLLGNVLSRGNAEVEAALSRRMRYMSLPEWMKEHVLRARRPVAICGTHGKTTTTAIAAHVLSACGLNPGYLIGGQPLDFPHSAALGPAGAPFVIEGDEYDTAFFDKRAKFFHYLPEVAVVTSLEFDHGDIYPDLAAIELAFQRMLRQIPAEGRLICCADNHAVSLAAHAFSAVTTYGFSADAHWRGELRGVAEGRQRMAVFAGGAPWGEIETVLTGRHNLQNVLAAIAAADYFGATPEAIASGIASFRGVKRRMEVFLEAGGVTYIDDFAHHPTAIAETIAGTRLRWPDRRLRVLFEPRSNTTVTNRFFDDLQRCFAGAGEVYLGPIYRGEQIPATERLDRARLAEVLTKSGTLARVEDDTNALADHIAETGQSGDIVLILSNGAFGGIYRRFRERAAVEE
- the argF gene encoding ornithine carbamoyltransferase, yielding MSGRVAVVKKDFISLADYTGEEIVALLDLADDLKQKQRNRIPHRLLEGKTLAMIFEKPSLRTRVTFHTGMFQLGGDSVLIETTLGARESVPDVARNLARWVDGIMARTYRHSDVLQLAEFAGVPVINALTDRLHPCQILADAQTFREHRGSDFANMKLAFVGDGNNVFHSWAHFAAKLPISLTLVCPPGYEPDADIIAEARRTARGTIEITHEVAAGVRDADAVYTDVWASMGQEKETIERERAFAPYQVNDALMAHARKDALFMHCLPAHRGSEVTDSVIDAPTSVVFDQAENRLHAQKAVLATLMA
- a CDS encoding DUF4203 domain-containing protein, with product MEALLTTRLEDVPPEQARLVLVGLVIAGGLYCFLGYRILKFILGLTGFLLAGSAAASLVGFLSYGNLIGMGIALLVGGICGAMALFFLYKTGIFCLGTVGAALVAYAVFQDRPEAWALWAVVGLGLAGGFLALLIERPVMALATAAIGSMLLTQAGLVIARDQGWLEHIPEPARELGETLPPIPYLGWGAFLAWALLGMLGFYVQMRAGRGKASGG
- a CDS encoding zinc ribbon domain-containing protein produces the protein MPTYSYECGGCGHVFDVFHGISAEPKIACESCGKRCRRLLGTGAGIIFKGSGFYETDFKEKKGKAPEKSGESKAKSGEAKTGSETPKKSDAPKKAANS
- a CDS encoding aspartate aminotransferase family protein, translated to MSTTILESPVLMSMTDEIRALNDAHIINTYGARKVALARGEGMRLWDVEGREYLDFFAGIAVCNLGHCHPGVTEAICNQARKLVHVSNLYYIEPQTLLAAALSRHCFAEKWFFCNGGAEANEAAIKLARRYWHKQGTPKPHFITAQASFHGRTLATVTATGQPKYHEGFAPLPQGFSYVPFGDLAALEAAITPETGAILLEPIQGEGGVRTPPEGYWPAVRKLCDDRGILLILDEVQTGLGRTGTLFAHQGYGITPDIMTLAKGLGNGLPIGAMGCTDRVSVGFEPGSHACTFGGNPLSAAAAVATISALTAPGFLEGVGEKIAYLFDRLKEVAAGCPSVIEVRGKGLMAGIEFNQPVAPLVGNLIEAGIICGPAGPNVLRFLPPLIVEKEHIDRMIAILKTCLGELQW